In Vitis vinifera cultivar Pinot Noir 40024 chromosome 4, ASM3070453v1, the genomic window gataataatttagatatttatttacttacatTTTTGTTGAGAAACATCATGCAATTGTTCAATGTCCCACTGTTGGTCACACTTAGGATCACCATTCTCCCTATAATATGCTACAATATGCAATATACGCAGTAACAATTTAGCTAAAGGTATGGTGGCACCCTTCAATCAATTATCACTATTAATGCCTATCAATGAGTCATACACAAATATTCTCCTTTTAACAAGGTGAACTACTCCCAATATCCAATGCATACTTTAAACATTAATGGGGACATAGACAATGTCCACCTCAAACCATTTCATGAAAGGAATTGAGTGAAGCCCATTAGCTTAGCCAATAAGAACatcattttctttcatctcaaattgattatatttttttgcatGTTTCTCCCACCTTACTTTAACAGTTGCTATATAAGAAAAGGTAAAAGAGAACagttaaaataacataatgtaTCTAATAATATGAGAACTAACAGTAAGAAGATATCATACATACCCAAAATATGGTATTTGTGGTGGTAAAATTTTGCGAAAATGCATGTGGCTTTCTATTATCTACTTATGGAAAAAGTAGAAAGCAATATCAATATGTtagataatatataaaaaaaatagttatactATTTGATTCAAAtgtcaatataataataagtaaaatcaAAGATAATAAGAACATTTACTTACTAGACAATAAGGCACTCAAATTTAATATCCGTTGGCAACTCTTAGCAACACAATTAACATATTTCATTCTAATAATTGAAATAGCCTTATATGCCTAAACTTAGAAAACATATGGAAATCCAACTAGACTATATGCTTCTCATGGTATATTtaccttttgttgttttttaccTTGATATTTTAACATTTGCTTCTCCAAGGCTCGTTACAGCACAAATAACAAATCCTACCCCATTCATATTTATTGAAAACTTCCAAACTATTAACAAGACCAACCCATTacatgtttattaatttttttttccttatttcccAAGTAGAGCATGCTCAAGAAAATACAATAAGGCAAACTTGACTATGTCTTAGTTTTCACCTCacctaaaaaaaggaaaacttccTCCAAACGATCATTACATACTTAGTTTTCACAATTAAAGTAAGTATCCATTATTCTCAAAGATGTTTTGATTATGCCAAGGGACAAGACTAAAACTTAAACTAGTAATCAATCTAAACTCATCTTGTCTAAATCTTAATCTCTCTAACCTTATGAAAAAACGACATTTCATCATCCTTCTTTGTCGAGCATTGACGTAATAGCATGTGTGATtccgtgcccaattggtgtctcagctgattcgtgtccagctggtgctccttgattgagggagtaatcaacaaaatttataacctataacaccatatactaggatagcaaagacaaagctactatagtatagtggctttaggatcgttcactgggaaggattaacaagctatcaatgataccaattccaagtgaattggttttgtttcatttcatggttagcttaagaagtaaaacacaaactttgattggtaaaggtttagacttaaactaactaacataacagaagtttggaataatttaggaagaaaagcattccctggagagttaggttcactggggtggttcctcatgcaaaagacacggctctggtcagatggttcatttcctcgcgttagagattcaacatatagtcaattctctaaccagtgttgtacagagactccttcaattagatttcactttaattctctcactgatgcaacttgcaatggtttaagcctctcactaagccttaaccattcaaggtgatctttaaccttggattacccgtcaaaagctcgcaagagataactaatggatgtctccttggagtccaaaagcttaccaagtgttggctattctagaaaatcctaccttgaagtcacctcccagaggctcgcaaggggtaaactagtgcatttccatggttggaaatcacttgccttaccaagtgttggcctaggtgactctaaggtgttttaagttaactaaaaacatagaaatcattaaaggatttcacttcctcctcattaatagctaaaaccacaaagctttgcattcttgcacttggaaccttccctggcaaccttagctccaaggaactagaggtttagttactcattctctggggaaaactcctcagagaattcataacttagaaataaaataaaaatacaaagtgagaaggtaaggcagtagaaagaactgaactttacttgcttacccaaacttttacagaaggaactcctctctgagaacaggctctcgggagatatatatatgaacataatataaaactaattattacatagatatttactctttttactaacttaaaagctaaggaatcatgtaattggtggcttacaaggaatattttgggatttagacaacaaaaatctgatgtaaaatatctcccaatgtcggtagcaaatatcggggtgcttcaggaaccatttcgcaagagaaaatggtgtctgcgagatttcgcagacactcaagaggggctgcgaaatatttcgcaacaacatgctatcttcgcagggctgcgaagttggcttccaccttgaggtttcaagcttccctctcgcggtatATATCGGGCAtcttcaggaggaaatacaccctactgtacaaaaacgctgcggaatcacttcgcaacaaaagggtgatttcgcagcactttgcaaaatgcttccttcaactcagagtgattggcttgcaatggctacaacttcttcgtttcaactccgaattgcacactgtttgaagcagtggattgttgacttcctgagctttgaaatggtatatagcatgcatcaattggacttcagtaagtgctccaaaagtggctgctacgactgtcatcaagaatatgcttcatggcaaattctctttactttttctccttgcaatccggatttactcttggcaaatgacttctaagctttgcccaagattcctcatagctctcctcagtcttgacttgctttggtgatcaaattactaacaaaaacaccaaaacttacacaaagtgattaaaattgctttcaagggtccttaacatgccaattgagttaaaaggccaaaactactactcaaaagcgtttaaaaggattaattataagctatcaaatagcactttttgagtagtaatcactccccccaaccgacatattgctagtcccttagcaaaataggagagaaaaaaaatgaaaataaaaagcaacctatactaaaatttacaacatcatgttgatcaaaatcaattctcaagtggcatgatgatctaattctcacatgaaacattaaagaaatataaacccaaattttaacaagagttataacaaactatgctaaacactgtcaatcaagggagtgcattatgcaaactgaagttttaaaatcatttccactttcaaagaaccaaactttaatcttccacaaaaatctatgtgtattggttccttagctttcgagaataatatgctaaactaatctctccccccaacctatctcttttcaacacttagcaaactgaccaaaatcaataagaaaagaacacactttcttttttttttttttttttttttttaaggtagctttatggggtactctttctgacttgcccatgtaatgggggtccatcgatgactcccaaccaattaaggtttagggcaccaagctttaaggatctttcaaccactaactcctcggatttttccccggacttttaagaatgaatttctaatacccaagcatctaccatatgctaactccacctattcacccttataacgagcatcgaggtcggtgactcccaaccaattaaggcttagggcaccaggctttaaagattttcaccatatacccctcagaccttgctcgggtttcaaggcaagcaaacaactttctttatttcaaaggctcattggccttttgcagggtgtttcaatttttatcaaatgaggtcaaatgtaccaagtcccaaaattatcctaagtcaagagggaaatagcttttcatcttataatcggaatctaatgtgcacagtgtgtgaatagcttaaagtggaagaactaaattcaatttcaatagaagtttaaacaattgaaccactttagtgagcataatccatactctaagtcaagtgaaaaacaacagttcaatttctcttggtttaatttgaaaatttttcctcaaatttcatggagaaaagagtaacaagagtaaaaagtaaaaactacaactaattaaccaatataattgcaataccaaaaggATTTaacatacttccttcctcattccccccaaccgaactgagcattgtcctcaatgtgatatgagtgactgtaattaaagggagaaagtggtacctcctggctgatatcaaattcgaatattgattggggaaaccacatgtttcaaaaagaatagaatatgtgagaaaaggaaataaggataaCTTAATACTAAGtgttaataagaaatattaaacttgtattactttaaattcatttgattacaatgcaaaagacaagtaacacaaggaatcccaaatatagtaccaaaatactgagacttcttttcaactaaaaaaaacaaatacataaaaatattagatatatataatagtctgatgagtggggtggtggggctaggcagatgggtctgcctcttcaTTAGGTGCATCAGCTGGGGCTTggggctctggaggatgagactctgatggatgagagtgtggctctgctGGTGTAtcagtggagggctctacagctggtggcagatcgaaatgaagctggagctgccttaagatggcagcttgttgagcctgagtggccaacatctgctcttggcatgctctaatggcttccatctcttgagcaagactgctctgagaAGCTGTGAGAGTCTCCAATGCATGACATAACTCTCTatattcagatataggaatggccatcctcggttcagctgatgtggatggctgagatgaagctggagcagctggtggagctctgggaatggcaggagtagcaactgttatacccttaggtatgtgtcgtggggatgctctccttgcagctggcTAAGACTGCTcaggctgatcaactttgtaggccgtcatgttgttccatttatcaagagtgaatGGCTCACGGAAAATGCGTTTTTtctccagctgaggctcagaaggatatcccaagtgctccagaatttggcatagcagccttgggaagaggaggggaatgcaatcagctctctgaagcttctttttgtgtaccttctctttgaaatagagaagggctgccatgatcagatgatgaggcccaaagaaaaatccttctgacatcttgtaaagagcttctaagaggactccccttctttgggtccaatgctgcaatgggtAGATATTATGatgcaaaaatgcatcaataaaaaacataactggaggaagctcccccctcaacaaatgtgatcgatttgcagctcctctggaaaGAGTGCGCACCATCTCCAACTCAGTAGGATTtgtccaagctctaaaattatcgaattgggttggctcatagGGAATTTGCGGGGCTTCAACAATATGGCGTGCTCCCAGTATGCCATGTCTCCCATCGATAGTGAAATGAATCAAAGTTGGATCCCTGACCTggttggttgtcatggattgatagaaatccgTGGCTACCCGggggtagaaaaagtctctcggagctagtagatgctccatatggtacctTCTCAGCAGGTTGAATGACTGTGCAAGCTCCGACCTCACTCTGAATGCGGCTATGTCGAAGCATAGCTCGGAATGGAATGGCCGAGCTctacaatccaagtttccctcaattgggggctgaggTAGCATTGGCCGCCTGATTACTTCTTCCAGAGCTGTTTCGGATGGAATTTAGGGCTTGGGAAgtggcgcttgaggctcctgagatttttcttgCAGCGCCGGAGATGGCACCGGTGACGGAACTAGCATGGGACTCGACGAGGGAACTGGAGTTGGAACCGGTGATGGAATTGGTGAAGGCTCtggagattgctcagtcaaatcgatgggttctgagctctGCACCTTGGGTCTCTTTTGCAGTGTACGACCTCCTGACCTGGTAAGGTAACGTTTCGCCGGAGGCTTTGGCGGCGCTGGCTTCATCGGAGGAGGAATTGCTTTCGGCTGTGAAGGCTCTGGAGCAGAATCTGGaactggctcctttcgcagactcttCTTGCGAttcgaaggagatgaagatttAGCCCCTCGtgttcgcgccatttcgggaTACCGAACTTTGGCCGACGTTGCTGATCGGAGAAGATGACCGGAGGTTTGGACGGCGTGGCTCACTGAAGAAGACAAACAGCTTGCGAGAATGgcgctctgatttttgaaacccttttcgcagctcaaatgaccggtataaataggaaaaacgaaAGCCTAAGAGTCAGTTTAAGTTTTGCAAaaaaaggccaatttcgcagcaaaatgtcattttcgcagcaaaatgccaatttcgcagcaaaatgtcattttcgcagcaaaatgccattttcgcagcaacttcgcaatgcgtttcgcagctgcgaaatgagagttcctgtgctgcgaagtggcactcgtgtgccaaaaccactttcgcaattgcgaaataccctgcggaatgggacttttagTGCGAAATCTGGGCtttaccacttcgcaatgcgtttcgcagctgccaaatgagggctcctgtgctgcgaagtggcactcgtgtgccaaaaacgccttcacagctgcgaaataccctcgcagagacttctacagtgttgcggaatggttttaCAGCATAGTGCTGATTTCACAGAGGCTGTGAAATCTCGTAGAGCTCTgttttttgctctgtttttgctccgattcttttcctttcaatttccttgcaatttcttccacctgggatcattcaaaaagattaaaatacacataaaaacatgatttaagataaaaaaaaactaagatcaaaagtatggaaacaacttgaaaatttacaaaatttacaaaaattttggactgtggtaaaaccacgtccagcaaacccttctttgctttagatttttgaggctcaaggaggttgatctcctccttttttggtttgaatggctccatgaatggcttgagacgatatccattaaCTTTGAAGGTGTCATTGCCAttgaaattcaataattccaccactccattggaacaTACTCGGTGAATtatgaacgggcctatccatcttgacttgagcttcccaggaaagatatggagtcttgtgtcatacagtaaaactctttgcccttcctgaaattccttgttggaaatgagttggtcatgccacttcttcatcctctgttttgcaactttggaattgatataagcattatttcttaattcctccatctcattaaggtctagatatctcttttctcctgccttgatcaagtccatattcagcttctttattgcccaccaagccttatattcaacttccacagggagatgacatgctttgccatagacaagacgatagggagacatgccaagaatagtcttataagctgttctatatgcccacaatgaatcatgaagcctaatagaccaatcctttctgttggaattcaccactttcatcaatatgttctttatttccctgttagctagctcaacttgcccggaagtctgaggatgataaggtgtagccaccttatgcttcactccatacttggataacagagcttcaaaaggtttgttgcaaaaatgagcacctccatcactgattatggctttgggcaccccaaatcttgagaaaatgttctctttaagaaacttgagaaccaccctgtgatcattttgtttacagaggattgcctcaacccatttagaaacataatccacccccaccaaaatgtaagaattaccaaaagacattgggaaaggtctcatgaagtcaatgccccatacatcaaatagctcaactattagaatggggttcataggcatttgatttctttttgttagctttccaagcctttggcatctgtCACAACTtttacacatgatgtgggcatctttgaaaagagatggccaagtaaaccctgattgcaataccttcatagtTGTTTTCTGAGAgacaaagtggcctccacatgcattctcatgacaatgagatagaatcccttgctgctcatcttcagggacacacttccttattatctgatctgcacaatacttaaaaagaaagggcttttcccaataataagcatgaattttagcaaagaagtgcttcctgtcctgtgcattccactcacttggaatttctccagttactaaataattagcaatatgagcataccaaggagtttttactaggaacatgagtgattcttcaggaaaatcatcattaataggcaagggatgggaattatgtgctataactaaccttgaaaggtggtcagctactacattctccactcctttcttatctttgatttggagatcgaattcttgtaacaaaagaatccatctaatcaaccttgcttttgcatcttgctttgtcaataaatacttcaaggctgaatggtcagtgaagacaatgatgaaagaccccactaaataagctcgaaatttgtccaaagcaaataccacagctaacaattctttctttgtagttgtgtagttcctttgagcttcattcagtgttttacttgcatagtaaatcacatagggcttcccatcttctctttggccaagcacagctcctatagcaaagtcactggcatcacacatcagttcaaaaggtagttgccagttaggggctctcactattggagttgttgttaaaaatttcttcagttgatcaaagctattttgacacctttcatcccatataaacttagcatccttagctaacagctcacaaagaggttttgaaagacttgaaaaaccttttataaaccgcctatagaaccctgcatggccaaggaactgccttactcatTTTACAGTTGTTagggatggtaatttgacaataagctccacctttgctttatcaacttcaatgcctctttcagagatgatatggccaaggacaattccttgacgtaccataaaatggcatttctcccagttgagcaccagatctttttcaatgcatctgtgaagaactgcttccaaattaactaagcattcctcaaatgtacctccatatacgatgatgtcatccatgaaaacctccataattctctccaccatatcactgaaaatactcaacatacatctttgaaatgtagcaggtgcattgcataaccaaaaggcattctcctataagcatatgttccaaatggacatgtaaaagtggtcttttcctgatctgccaaatcaatttcaatctgaaaataccctgaatacccatccaagaaacaataaaatggatgtccagagactctctccagcacttgatcaataaatggcaatggaaaatgatctttcctggttacagcattcagctttctataatcaatacacaccctccaacctgaagtgaggcgtgtagtaatttcttctcctttttcattctgaaccactgtgatccctgacttctttggtaccacttgagtaggactcacccaagggctatcagatatagggtaaatgattcctgcttgaagtagcttcagcacttcagctcacaccacctcttgtagatgaggattcaaccttctttgaaattgacgaattggctttgcttcctcctccatatatatatgatgagtacaaactaaaggactaatgtctttcaagtcagatatttgccatcctattgccttcttacacctcttgagaacttccattaaacaattctcttgatgactggtcagagatgaagatatcacaacaggacattgattattttcttcaagatatgtatatttcagctccacaggtaaaggcttcagaatgagttttggaatttctttttcaacagatgcctcttcttctttattgaacaaaggtagaatttcttctatctttctccaactttgtagagtagcaagcccaataaGAGATTCaaaaaaaccttcctcaaaatccacaagactttcattcaacttgtcttgcatattttgattacagtgctcctccaccaaagtatcaataatgcacagctcttctggaccctcttcttctttcggagtgatttgctttttagacatatagaaaatattgagatccagtgtcatgttaccaaaagtgagttgcatcagcccattcctacagttgatgattgcatttgaagtagcaagaaatggccttccaaggatgataagaactaaattagcttcctttacagtaggatctgtatcaagaacaataaaatctactggatagtagaaattatccacttgaaccaatacatcctcaattacccctcttggaattttcactgatctatctgccagagatagagtgattgttgttggcttcaactctccaagtcccaatttcttgtagacggaatatggaagcaaattcacacttgctcccaaatctagcaaggctttctccactacctttcctccaatcatgactgaaatggtaggacttcccaggtctttgtacttcaaaggagacttacattgtaagattgcacttacttgctcagtcaataaggctttcttgtttacaatcaaccctcttttgatagtacataagtcctttaggaattttgcatacgttggaacttatttaatcatatccaacagtggaatattgactttcacttgtctcaatacttcaaggatttcagctgcatttctaaccccctttttcccatgtaatgcttgaggaaaaggaggagaagttgatttcttcagcatttcttcattcataagttccttctctggaattgcattcattgttgaatcaaagtccttcttttcttcactgatctcactgtctttatcttccatttccttccctttctttatctcttcttctttctcaacatgtggcttgggtgttggctgctcaatttttttaccactccttagagtgatcaaggctttgac contains:
- the LOC104879098 gene encoding vegetative cell wall protein gp1-like, encoding MARTRGAKSSSPSNRKKSLRKEPVPDSAPEPSQPKAIPPPMKPAPPKPPAKRYLTRSGGRTLQKRPKVQSSEPIDLTEQSPEPSPIPSPVPTPVPSSSPMLVPSPVPSPALQEKSQEPQAPLPKP